A single region of the Thermococcus paralvinellae genome encodes:
- a CDS encoding mevalonate kinase, translated as MRVLASAPAKIILFGEHSVVYGKPAIAAAIDLRTYVWAEFNKNGRIRIEAKDIRVPGLTVSFSDKEIYFETDYGKAAEVLSYVREAINLVMEEAGQKKGVTVSITSQIPVGAGLGSSAAVAVATIGAVSRLLGLELTKEEVAKLGHKTELLVQGASSGIDPTVSAIGGFLYYEKGTFEELPAIELPIVVGYTGSSGSTKELVAKVRRSFEEMPEIITPILNSMGKLVEKAREVILADYDKELKFQLLGRLMNINHGLLDALGVSTKSLSDLVYASREAGALGAKITGAGGGGCMYALAPGKQSEVATAIKIAGGMPMITKISREGLRIEEVEE; from the coding sequence ATGAGAGTTCTTGCATCAGCTCCTGCTAAAATTATTCTTTTCGGTGAGCACAGCGTCGTTTATGGGAAACCTGCCATAGCGGCGGCTATTGATTTGAGGACATACGTTTGGGCTGAGTTCAACAAGAACGGAAGGATTAGGATTGAAGCAAAAGACATTAGAGTACCTGGCTTAACTGTTTCGTTTTCTGACAAGGAAATCTATTTCGAAACTGATTACGGAAAAGCTGCAGAGGTTTTGAGCTATGTAAGGGAGGCAATAAATCTGGTAATGGAAGAGGCTGGACAAAAGAAGGGAGTTACTGTTTCAATTACATCTCAAATTCCTGTTGGTGCCGGTTTAGGTTCCTCAGCTGCTGTAGCAGTTGCAACAATCGGTGCGGTTTCAAGGCTTTTGGGTCTGGAGCTCACAAAGGAAGAAGTGGCAAAGCTTGGGCATAAAACTGAGCTTTTAGTCCAAGGAGCTTCGAGCGGAATTGACCCGACGGTTTCAGCAATTGGTGGCTTCCTCTATTACGAGAAGGGAACTTTTGAGGAACTACCAGCAATAGAACTGCCGATCGTTGTTGGATACACTGGTTCAAGCGGCAGCACCAAGGAATTAGTTGCAAAGGTAAGGAGGAGTTTTGAAGAGATGCCAGAAATTATAACTCCAATCTTGAACTCAATGGGTAAGCTTGTTGAGAAAGCTAGGGAAGTTATTCTGGCAGACTATGATAAAGAACTTAAATTCCAGCTTCTTGGAAGGCTTATGAACATAAATCATGGCTTACTTGATGCTCTTGGGGTCTCAACAAAGAGCTTAAGCGATTTGGTGTATGCTTCAAGGGAAGCTGGTGCTTTGGGGGCAAAGATTACGGGCGCCGGTGGTGGGGGATGTATGTATGCATTAGCTCCAGGAAAGCAGAGTGAAGTTGCTACGGCAATAAAGATTGCCGGTGGAATGCCCATGATAACAAAGATCAGCAGAGAGGGTCTTAGAATAGAGGAGGTTGAGGAATGA
- a CDS encoding isopentenyl phosphate kinase, with translation MIIIKLGGSVISDKEKEYSFHRHIVEQIAEEIAQFYPDESFILVHGGGSFGHPNAREYKITEGLVGDVDRKRIGFSKTHQAMLKLNDLIIQTFLEKGLPAYSVSSSSIFLLENKEVVYGELEILRKLLELKFIPVLFGDTAIALDKGIDILSGDQIVSYLAKMLKPSKVIFLMDVDGIYDRNPKERDAKLIEELNVEEIRHLLESSESAGIDVTGGIGNKLREALKIAKHSEVYFINGKVKENLGKAIRGEKVGTRLRKLEHPKIS, from the coding sequence ATGATAATCATCAAACTTGGTGGAAGTGTAATAAGTGACAAAGAGAAAGAATACTCATTCCACAGGCATATAGTCGAGCAGATAGCTGAAGAAATTGCTCAGTTTTACCCAGATGAGAGCTTCATATTGGTTCACGGTGGTGGAAGCTTTGGACATCCAAATGCTAGGGAATATAAAATCACTGAAGGGCTTGTTGGAGATGTTGATAGAAAAAGGATTGGTTTTTCAAAGACGCATCAGGCAATGCTCAAGCTTAATGATTTGATAATTCAAACTTTCTTAGAGAAAGGTTTGCCTGCTTATTCTGTCTCATCATCCTCAATATTTTTACTTGAAAACAAAGAGGTAGTTTATGGGGAACTTGAAATACTGAGAAAACTCCTTGAGCTTAAATTTATCCCTGTTTTGTTTGGAGACACAGCAATAGCCCTTGATAAGGGCATTGACATTCTCTCTGGCGACCAAATAGTTAGCTATTTAGCAAAGATGCTCAAGCCGAGCAAAGTGATCTTTTTGATGGATGTTGATGGCATTTATGACAGGAATCCGAAGGAAAGAGATGCAAAGCTAATTGAAGAGCTTAATGTTGAAGAAATAAGACATTTACTGGAAAGTTCAGAATCAGCTGGAATTGATGTAACTGGAGGAATTGGAAACAAGCTGAGAGAGGCTCTAAAAATAGCAAAGCACAGTGAGGTTTATTTCATTAATGGGAAGGTTAAGGAAAATCTGGGCAAGGCAATACGAGGAGAGAAAGTTGGCACAAGGCTTAGAAAACTTGAGCATCCAAAAATCTCTTAA
- the fni gene encoding type 2 isopentenyl-diphosphate Delta-isomerase, producing MDKEELTIIRKFEHIEHCLKRQVEAHVTNQFENIHFVHTSLPEIDKDEIDLSVEFLGRKFDYPIMIAGMTGGTRGSQLAGKINKTLAKAAQELNIPMGVGSQRAMIRKPETWESYYVRDVAPDIFLVGNLGAPQFAETMPDRYGIEEALKAVETIQADALAIHMNPLQESVQPEGDTQYRGVLKALAELKSEFPYPIIAKETGAGVSMEVAIKLESIGIDAIDVGGLGGTSWSGVEYYRAKDERSRNLALKFWDWGIPTAISVVEVRYATDLPIIATGGMRDGIQIAKALALGANLAGVALPLLKPAVKGDVEAVIKILQRYIDELRNAMFLVGARNVEELRKVPLVITGFAREWLEQRVDLAEFLRVSRRKA from the coding sequence ATGGATAAGGAGGAGCTCACGATAATCAGGAAGTTTGAGCATATCGAGCACTGTTTAAAGCGGCAAGTTGAGGCTCATGTAACCAATCAATTTGAGAACATTCACTTTGTCCACACTTCTCTCCCAGAAATAGATAAAGATGAGATTGATTTGAGCGTTGAGTTTCTTGGGAGGAAATTTGACTATCCGATAATGATTGCTGGAATGACAGGTGGAACAAGAGGCTCTCAGCTTGCTGGAAAGATAAACAAAACTTTAGCTAAAGCTGCTCAAGAGCTGAACATCCCCATGGGGGTTGGAAGTCAAAGGGCAATGATTAGGAAGCCAGAAACCTGGGAAAGCTATTACGTTAGGGATGTTGCACCAGATATCTTCCTTGTTGGAAACTTAGGTGCTCCTCAATTTGCTGAGACAATGCCAGATCGCTATGGTATTGAAGAGGCACTAAAAGCTGTTGAGACAATTCAAGCTGATGCTTTAGCTATTCACATGAATCCTCTCCAAGAGAGCGTCCAGCCTGAAGGAGATACTCAATACAGAGGAGTTCTCAAAGCGCTAGCTGAACTTAAGAGTGAATTCCCCTATCCTATAATAGCAAAGGAAACGGGTGCTGGAGTTTCAATGGAAGTTGCAATAAAGCTTGAGAGCATCGGAATTGATGCCATTGACGTTGGCGGTCTTGGAGGCACGAGCTGGAGCGGCGTTGAGTACTACAGGGCAAAGGACGAGAGGAGCAGAAATCTGGCCTTAAAGTTCTGGGACTGGGGAATCCCCACAGCAATTAGTGTTGTGGAAGTTAGATATGCAACTGACTTGCCAATAATAGCGACAGGTGGAATGAGAGATGGCATCCAAATAGCTAAAGCTTTGGCTTTAGGAGCAAACTTGGCTGGAGTTGCTTTACCGCTTTTGAAGCCTGCTGTCAAGGGAGATGTTGAGGCAGTAATTAAGATCCTCCAGCGATACATTGATGAGCTCAGAAATGCCATGTTCCTCGTTGGAGCAAGGAATGTGGAAGAGCTTAGAAAAGTTCCACTGGTGATTACAGGCTTTGCAAGGGAGTGGTTGGAGCAGAGAGTTGACTTAGCTGAGTTTCTCAGAGTAAGCAGGAGAAAAGCTTAG
- a CDS encoding RNase J family beta-CASP ribonuclease translates to MINIYTLGGYEEVGKNMTAVEYNGEIVIIDMGIRLDRVLIHEDVNLQQMSSKELRKIGAIPDDTPIRNKKVVAIAFSHGHLDHIGAVAKLAPHYPDVPIYGTPYTIKLAKSEVKSEQYFEVKNPMYETQYGEIVQVSENLAIEFVQITHSIPQSSIVVVHTPEGAVVYACDYKFDNNSPLGEKPDYKRLKEIGKEGVKVLIAESTRVAEETKTPSEAVAKMLLEDFFYYDGIEEKGLIATTFASHIARLQELIEIANNMGRQAILVGRSLAKYTGIAKQLGLIKMKGSRVLRSPNAVQKVLKEVSQARENYLLIVTGHQGEPGAILTRMANGELYDIGKDDTVVFSAGVIPNPLNIAQRYALETKLKMKGVRMVKNLHVSGHASREDHRYLIKMLNPENIVPAHGEFRMLTHYAELAEEEGYLIGRDVFVSRNGYKVEISR, encoded by the coding sequence ATGATAAATATTTACACTTTAGGCGGTTACGAGGAAGTGGGTAAAAACATGACAGCTGTTGAATACAACGGGGAAATTGTGATAATCGACATGGGCATTCGCTTGGATAGGGTTCTCATTCATGAGGATGTTAATTTGCAACAGATGTCCTCTAAAGAGTTAAGAAAGATAGGTGCAATTCCAGATGACACTCCAATTAGGAATAAAAAAGTTGTTGCAATTGCCTTTTCTCATGGTCATCTTGATCATATTGGTGCAGTGGCAAAGTTAGCTCCTCACTATCCAGATGTCCCGATTTATGGAACCCCGTATACGATAAAGCTTGCAAAGAGTGAAGTCAAGAGCGAACAGTATTTTGAAGTTAAAAACCCAATGTATGAGACTCAGTATGGCGAAATTGTTCAAGTTAGTGAAAATCTGGCAATTGAATTTGTTCAGATAACTCATTCAATTCCCCAATCTTCGATAGTTGTTGTTCACACTCCAGAAGGTGCTGTGGTTTATGCATGCGATTACAAATTTGACAATAATAGCCCTTTGGGAGAAAAGCCTGATTACAAGAGGCTTAAGGAAATTGGTAAGGAAGGGGTAAAAGTTTTAATTGCGGAATCCACAAGGGTTGCCGAAGAAACAAAGACTCCAAGTGAAGCGGTTGCAAAGATGCTCCTTGAGGATTTCTTTTATTACGATGGTATAGAGGAGAAAGGTTTGATAGCCACAACATTTGCTTCTCATATAGCTCGTCTTCAGGAGCTTATAGAGATAGCTAACAATATGGGAAGGCAAGCTATTTTGGTTGGTCGTTCCTTGGCAAAATACACCGGTATAGCCAAGCAGCTTGGACTGATAAAAATGAAAGGCTCGAGGGTTTTAAGAAGCCCCAATGCAGTTCAAAAAGTTCTTAAGGAAGTTTCTCAGGCAAGAGAGAATTATCTTTTAATTGTCACTGGACATCAAGGAGAACCTGGTGCCATTCTTACAAGAATGGCTAATGGGGAGCTTTATGATATAGGCAAAGATGATACTGTTGTCTTTTCTGCAGGAGTTATTCCAAACCCTCTTAACATAGCCCAGAGATATGCCTTAGAAACCAAGTTGAAGATGAAGGGTGTTAGAATGGTAAAGAATCTTCACGTTTCTGGTCATGCCTCAAGGGAGGATCATCGTTATCTGATTAAGATGCTTAATCCAGAGAATATTGTACCAGCTCACGGAGAATTTAGAATGTTGACTCATTATGCTGAGCTTGCGGAGGAGGAAGGATATTTAATTGGTAGAGATGTGTTTGTCTCAAGAAATGGATATAAGGTTGAGATCTCGAGGTGA
- a CDS encoding polyprenyl synthetase family protein, whose protein sequence is MSKFDILFKSIKEKAKVVDEVIFELLPEKEPKELYGATRHYPLAGGKRVRPFVVLTAAEAVGGDWKKALYPAAAIEILHTYTLIHDDIMDMDETRRGRPTVHKVWGINMAILAGDLMYSVVFDAATKAPVRAEKIVEIVRAIARAGIEICEGQALDLEFETREIVTIDEYLRMIDGKTAALFDASAKIGGIIGTDNQEYIQALSRYGRNVGLAFQVWDDVLDLIADEEKLGKPVGSDIRKGKKTLIVAHFFQHASEDDKAEFLKVFGKYAGDVKGRGIIEEDIREEVRKAIELLKKYGSIEYASRFAKDLVKEAKEALKILPESEARKNLELLADFVVEREY, encoded by the coding sequence ATGAGCAAGTTTGACATACTCTTCAAATCAATAAAAGAAAAAGCAAAGGTTGTTGATGAAGTAATCTTTGAACTTTTGCCTGAAAAAGAACCAAAAGAACTGTATGGGGCAACGAGACACTACCCTCTAGCTGGAGGAAAAAGAGTCAGACCTTTCGTTGTTCTCACTGCTGCAGAAGCTGTTGGTGGAGACTGGAAAAAAGCCCTCTATCCAGCAGCTGCTATAGAGATTCTTCACACTTATACGTTAATTCATGATGACATCATGGATATGGATGAAACAAGGAGAGGCAGACCAACAGTTCACAAAGTATGGGGCATCAATATGGCAATCCTAGCTGGAGATTTAATGTACTCTGTTGTCTTTGATGCGGCAACAAAAGCTCCAGTCAGGGCAGAAAAGATCGTTGAAATTGTCAGAGCAATAGCAAGGGCAGGTATTGAGATATGTGAGGGACAGGCTCTTGATCTTGAGTTTGAGACAAGAGAAATAGTCACAATTGATGAGTATCTCAGAATGATTGACGGTAAAACAGCAGCTCTCTTTGATGCATCTGCAAAGATTGGAGGAATAATTGGAACAGACAACCAAGAATATATTCAGGCTCTGTCTAGATATGGAAGAAACGTAGGACTGGCATTCCAAGTTTGGGATGATGTCCTTGACTTAATTGCCGATGAGGAGAAGCTTGGAAAGCCAGTTGGAAGCGACATAAGGAAGGGGAAGAAAACGCTTATAGTTGCTCACTTCTTCCAGCATGCGAGCGAAGATGATAAAGCTGAATTCTTGAAGGTGTTCGGCAAATACGCTGGAGATGTTAAGGGCAGAGGTATAATCGAGGAAGACATCAGAGAAGAAGTCAGAAAGGCGATTGAACTGCTCAAGAAGTACGGGAGCATTGAATATGCCTCGAGATTTGCCAAAGACTTAGTAAAGGAAGCTAAAGAAGCTTTGAAAATCCTTCCAGAAAGTGAAGCAAGGAAAAATCTTGAGTTATTAGCTGATTTCGTAGTGGAGAGGGAGTATTAG
- a CDS encoding DUF3267 domain-containing protein, whose amino-acid sequence MDAPYSLRLNDYEGEIISLAFILFVLSGLVLSPLNFSINFASFWSVLHYLLLPLIFVVLAHEGLHALAAKLFGARIGFGISVFGKINLAPYTAVRTPLRKREWIYTIVSPILLSIIAYILAFTLQSSWWGIVFVFNTSGLAGDLLVLLIISKMPDDALIVDEGVVMRSTHEFPRISRRVSMIIKIFALALLLYIILNFRVEVVVEK is encoded by the coding sequence GTGGATGCTCCTTACTCCCTTCGCTTGAATGATTACGAGGGGGAAATAATTTCGCTGGCTTTCATTTTATTTGTTTTATCTGGTTTAGTTTTGAGTCCGCTGAATTTCAGCATTAACTTTGCATCTTTTTGGAGTGTTTTACACTATTTGCTCCTTCCGTTAATTTTTGTTGTTCTAGCTCATGAAGGACTTCATGCTCTAGCTGCAAAGCTCTTTGGAGCTAGGATTGGATTTGGTATTTCAGTTTTTGGAAAAATAAATTTGGCTCCATATACTGCCGTGAGAACTCCTCTAAGAAAGAGGGAGTGGATTTATACCATAGTTTCACCTATTTTGCTGTCTATCATCGCTTACATTCTCGCCTTCACCTTGCAAAGCTCATGGTGGGGAATTGTTTTTGTTTTTAACACCTCTGGCCTAGCTGGTGATTTGTTAGTTTTGCTAATTATTAGTAAAATGCCTGATGACGCTTTAATTGTTGATGAAGGAGTCGTGATGAGGTCCACACATGAATTCCCAAGAATTTCGAGGAGAGTTTCCATGATTATCAAGATTTTTGCTTTAGCTTTGCTGCTCTATATCATTTTGAACTTTAGGGTTGAGGTTGTTGTGGAAAAGTGA